In the genome of Polaribacter atrinae, one region contains:
- a CDS encoding tRNA dihydrouridine synthase, with translation MSQTLISSPLQGFTDYKFRNAFNHFFGGIDTFYSPYIRLNGKLVIKNSYKKDILLENNTELEVIPQIITNDVEEFLFVAKYVRELGYKELNWNLGCPYPMVTKRGMGSGLIADPEKINSILHKIHNESDILVSMKMRMGYETPEEILDVLPILDTYPLKNIAIHARIGKQLYKGGTNLEAFQKCLDNSKHKMYYNGDITSVAAFKKLQERFTSIDHWMIGRGLIADPFLPSMIKNDTTEYPKNRFDIFNEFHDRIFTEYDAALSGPTPIKMKMLGFWEYFSKSFSNPQKTYKKIKKASNVKNYEIAVREIFKEAKNG, from the coding sequence ATGAGTCAGACACTTATATCTTCTCCCTTACAAGGATTTACAGATTACAAATTTAGAAACGCGTTCAATCATTTTTTTGGAGGAATAGACACATTCTATTCACCATATATCCGTTTAAACGGAAAACTAGTGATTAAAAATTCTTATAAGAAAGATATCCTTTTAGAGAATAATACCGAGTTAGAGGTAATTCCGCAAATTATTACCAATGATGTAGAAGAGTTTCTTTTTGTAGCTAAATACGTAAGAGAATTAGGATACAAAGAATTAAATTGGAATTTAGGTTGCCCCTACCCGATGGTTACCAAACGTGGAATGGGTTCTGGGTTAATTGCAGATCCTGAAAAAATAAATAGTATTCTTCATAAAATTCATAATGAATCGGATATTCTTGTTTCTATGAAAATGAGAATGGGCTATGAAACTCCAGAAGAAATTCTAGATGTATTGCCTATTTTAGATACTTATCCTTTAAAAAATATTGCCATTCACGCAAGAATTGGAAAACAACTATACAAAGGCGGAACTAATTTAGAGGCATTTCAAAAATGTTTAGATAATAGCAAACATAAAATGTATTATAATGGTGATATCACTTCTGTTGCTGCATTTAAAAAACTACAAGAACGATTTACATCAATAGATCATTGGATGATTGGACGAGGCTTAATTGCAGATCCTTTTTTACCAAGTATGATTAAAAACGACACCACAGAATATCCAAAAAATAGATTTGATATTTTTAATGAGTTTCACGATCGTATTTTTACAGAGTATGACGCTGCACTTTCTGGACCAACTCCTATAAAAATGAAAATGCTTGGTTTTTGGGAGTATTTTTCAAAGAGTTTTTCAAATCCTCAGAAAACGTATAAAAAAATTAAAAAAGCAAGCAACGTAAAAAACTACGAAATTGCTGTTAGAGAAATTTTTAAAGAAGCAAAAAACGGATAA
- a CDS encoding mechanosensitive ion channel family protein, translating to MKNFLWLLVLLPTFTIAQDSIRVDMSNPHATVYTHLYFLQSDSYQPKKAAKTILGLSEDKAIEKAIKIKQVLDGKGLFVDLNKVPTNSNYKDSIGYSSYFRYVLFPERMPQIYVEKIGDNWYYSTETVTKIESLYKEVYPWYIQKLQKLIPVSGHKKILNLELWQITGLFLMLVLGYLIFLIAKRVAFFILLKLQHQITKNTNFEVNKVIKKLAHPISLLVMLTFLDKAFPSLHFGLTTNTWVFLGLNITETVFWIYVFLKLVQVVMRIYAEFTERTHGRLDDQLVPILHSLLTGLVIVGGALKLLVLFGVDTTAMIAGATIGGLAFALASQDTVKNLIGTIMIFLDKPFHIEDWIEAGEVVGTVERVGFRSTQVRAADTSIYQIPNSKLSELVINNKGLRLFRRYNTNLGLRYDTPPELIEAFVKGVREIIIAHPETRSDSYNVEFTGFGDSALLVMVNVYFKSLTWGIEQSSKHRLHIAIVKLAKELGVDFAFPSTTVTIENFPEKKGLNPKYNIDKERIDAVITSVVSDFNKENPSETSS from the coding sequence ATGAAAAATTTTTTGTGGCTCCTTGTATTATTACCAACATTTACAATAGCACAAGATAGTATCCGTGTAGATATGAGTAATCCTCATGCTACTGTTTATACACACTTATATTTTTTACAATCAGACTCTTATCAACCTAAAAAAGCAGCAAAAACTATTTTAGGCCTTTCTGAAGACAAAGCAATAGAAAAGGCTATTAAAATAAAGCAGGTTTTAGATGGTAAAGGGTTATTTGTAGATTTAAATAAGGTGCCTACAAATTCTAATTATAAAGATTCTATAGGGTACTCTTCTTATTTTAGATACGTATTATTTCCAGAAAGAATGCCTCAGATTTATGTAGAAAAAATAGGAGATAATTGGTATTATTCAACAGAAACGGTTACAAAAATAGAAAGTTTATACAAGGAGGTTTACCCTTGGTATATTCAGAAATTACAGAAATTAATTCCGGTTTCTGGACATAAAAAAATACTAAACTTAGAATTGTGGCAAATAACAGGCTTATTTTTAATGCTTGTTTTAGGGTACCTTATTTTCTTAATAGCAAAAAGAGTTGCTTTTTTTATATTACTAAAATTGCAGCATCAAATAACAAAGAACACCAATTTTGAAGTGAATAAAGTAATTAAAAAATTGGCACATCCAATAAGTTTATTGGTTATGCTAACTTTTTTAGACAAAGCTTTTCCTTCATTACATTTTGGTTTAACCACTAATACGTGGGTCTTTTTAGGTTTAAATATTACAGAAACAGTTTTCTGGATTTATGTTTTCTTAAAATTAGTGCAAGTTGTAATGCGTATTTATGCAGAATTTACAGAGAGAACTCACGGAAGGTTAGATGATCAGTTAGTACCTATTTTACATAGTCTTTTAACAGGTTTGGTTATTGTAGGTGGTGCTTTAAAGTTATTAGTACTTTTTGGGGTAGATACAACAGCAATGATAGCCGGTGCAACTATTGGAGGTTTGGCTTTTGCGTTAGCATCTCAAGACACTGTAAAAAACTTGATTGGAACCATTATGATTTTTCTTGACAAACCTTTTCATATAGAAGATTGGATCGAGGCAGGAGAAGTGGTAGGTACTGTAGAAAGAGTAGGTTTTAGATCTACTCAAGTAAGAGCAGCAGATACTTCTATATATCAAATACCAAATAGTAAACTGTCTGAGTTGGTTATTAATAATAAAGGTTTGCGTTTATTTAGACGATACAATACCAATTTAGGTTTGCGTTATGATACACCTCCAGAATTAATAGAAGCCTTTGTAAAAGGGGTTAGAGAAATTATTATTGCACACCCAGAAACACGTTCTGATTCTTACAATGTAGAGTTTACAGGTTTTGGAGATTCTGCCTTATTGGTTATGGTTAATGTGTATTTTAAGAGTTTAACTTGGGGAATAGAGCAATCTTCTAAACACAGGCTGCATATTGCTATTGTAAAGTTAGCGAAAGAATTAGGAGTCGATTTTGCTTTTCCTTCTACAACGGTTACTATTGAGAATTTCCCAGAGAAAAAAGGGTTAAATCCTAAGTATAATATAGATAAAGAAAGAATTGATGCGGTAATTACTAGTGTAGTAAGCGATTTTAATAAAGAGAATCCTTCGGAAACTAGTTCATAA
- a CDS encoding gamma carbonic anhydrase family protein — translation MAIIKAVRGNHPQIPEDCYVAENATIVGEVSLGTECSIWFNAVLRGDVHYIKIGNKVNIQDGAVIHATYQKSPTTIGNNVSIGHNAIVHGCTIHDNVLVGMGSIIMDDCVVESNSIIAAGAVVTKNTRVESGSIYAGVPAKKVKDISEELISGEIDRIANNYLKYSSWFKE, via the coding sequence ATGGCAATTATAAAAGCAGTACGAGGTAATCACCCACAAATTCCAGAAGATTGTTACGTAGCAGAAAATGCAACAATTGTTGGGGAAGTTTCTTTAGGTACAGAATGTAGTATTTGGTTTAATGCAGTGCTTAGAGGCGATGTACATTACATAAAAATAGGTAATAAGGTCAATATTCAAGATGGTGCGGTAATTCACGCAACGTATCAAAAATCGCCTACAACAATTGGTAATAATGTCTCTATTGGGCACAATGCAATTGTACATGGTTGCACAATTCATGATAATGTTTTGGTGGGGATGGGCTCTATTATTATGGACGATTGTGTGGTAGAATCTAACTCAATTATAGCAGCAGGTGCGGTTGTTACCAAAAATACGCGAGTAGAAAGTGGTAGTATTTACGCAGGAGTTCCGGCTAAGAAAGTAAAAGATATTTCAGAAGAACTAATATCTGGTGAGATTGACAGAATAGCCAATAATTATTTAAAATATTCTAGTTGGTTTAAAGAATAG
- a CDS encoding DUF2797 domain-containing protein codes for MIYQGVLKKMMTENAAEILYYLDMNTDFINMNQLINKEITINFVTYECLNCHLEKKIYRQGFCKSCFFEIPSAADWIMKPELSKAHLGIEDRDLAYEQAVQLKPHIVYLANSSNVKVGVTRKQQVPTRWIDQGAHEAIEILEAPNRYLAGITEVALKDYVADKTNWRKMLKNDIEDVDLVAWRDKLKAFIPEEAKEYFIDDNVETHINFPVVKYPEKPKSLNLIKTPKYTGKLVGIKGQYLIFEDETVFNVRSNEGLVVSIEV; via the coding sequence ATGATTTACCAAGGAGTTTTAAAAAAAATGATGACTGAGAATGCAGCTGAAATTCTGTATTATTTAGATATGAATACTGATTTTATAAACATGAATCAGCTAATAAATAAAGAGATAACAATCAATTTTGTTACTTATGAATGTTTAAACTGCCATTTAGAAAAGAAAATTTATAGACAAGGTTTTTGTAAATCTTGTTTTTTTGAGATTCCAAGTGCTGCAGATTGGATTATGAAACCAGAATTAAGTAAAGCACATTTAGGCATAGAAGATAGAGATTTGGCGTATGAGCAAGCAGTGCAATTAAAACCACATATTGTGTATTTAGCAAATTCTAGCAATGTAAAAGTTGGTGTTACTAGAAAACAACAAGTGCCAACACGTTGGATAGATCAAGGAGCACATGAAGCAATAGAAATTTTGGAAGCTCCAAACAGATATTTAGCAGGAATTACCGAGGTTGCTTTAAAAGATTATGTGGCAGATAAAACCAATTGGCGTAAAATGCTAAAAAACGATATTGAAGATGTAGATTTAGTTGCATGGCGAGATAAATTAAAAGCATTTATCCCAGAAGAAGCTAAAGAATATTTTATTGATGATAATGTTGAGACACATATTAATTTTCCGGTAGTAAAATATCCTGAAAAACCCAAAAGTTTAAACTTGATTAAAACGCCAAAATACACAGGTAAATTAGTTGGAATAAAAGGACAGTATTTAATTTTTGAAGATGAAACTGTTTTTAATGTAAGAAGCAATGAAGGTTTGGTAGTTTCAATAGAAGTATAA
- a CDS encoding GH3 auxin-responsive promoter family protein has translation MAFQIINSIISWFLKKRKHQIELFLKYPIDVQDELLLKLVNTARNTTFGKEKNFSKIRNHTDFTKNVPIQKYETFEPLIERCRKGEQNLFWPTDIKWFAKSSGTTNAKSKFIPVSDEALEYCHMKAGKDMLCLYINNNEDTQLFTGKGLRLGGSSDVYQDNNSYFGDLSAIIIENMPFWADFSSAPSQEVALMSDWETKMDAIIDETIDEDITSLAGVPSWMLVLLNRILERTGKEHILEVWPNLEVYFHGGVNFNPYREQYKKIIPKQRFKYYEIYNASEGFFAIQDRNNSKELLLMLDYGIFYEFIPMSEYKGENSETITLADVKKDIDYALIITTNGGLWRYLIGDTIRFTSLEPYRIKITGRTKHYINVFGEELNIENVEDALKLACEKTEATISDYTVGPIFMKGKEKGGHEWILEFSKKPASMGYFSEVLDNALKSINSDYEAKRYLNMTLMAPKVHQAEEGLFYKWLKQKNKLGGQHKVPRLSNSRDFVEELLVLMKS, from the coding sequence ATGGCTTTTCAAATTATCAATTCTATAATTTCTTGGTTTTTAAAGAAACGTAAACACCAAATTGAACTGTTTTTAAAATACCCTATTGATGTACAAGATGAATTACTTTTAAAACTTGTAAATACAGCTAGAAACACAACATTTGGAAAGGAAAAAAACTTTTCTAAAATAAGAAATCATACGGATTTTACAAAAAATGTTCCTATCCAGAAATATGAAACTTTTGAACCATTAATAGAAAGATGTAGAAAAGGCGAACAAAATTTATTTTGGCCAACAGATATTAAATGGTTTGCAAAAAGTAGCGGAACCACCAACGCAAAAAGTAAATTTATACCTGTTTCTGATGAAGCTTTAGAATATTGCCACATGAAAGCAGGTAAAGATATGTTGTGTTTGTACATTAATAATAATGAAGATACGCAGCTTTTTACTGGAAAAGGATTACGCTTAGGCGGAAGTTCTGATGTGTACCAAGACAACAATTCTTATTTTGGAGATTTATCTGCTATCATTATAGAAAACATGCCTTTTTGGGCCGATTTTAGCTCTGCTCCTAGCCAAGAAGTAGCTTTAATGAGCGATTGGGAAACAAAAATGGATGCCATTATTGATGAAACTATCGATGAAGATATTACAAGTTTAGCAGGTGTACCAAGTTGGATGTTGGTATTGCTTAATCGTATTTTAGAAAGAACCGGAAAAGAACATATTTTAGAAGTTTGGCCTAATTTAGAAGTCTATTTTCATGGAGGCGTAAACTTTAACCCTTATAGAGAACAGTACAAAAAAATTATTCCGAAACAGCGTTTTAAGTATTACGAAATTTACAATGCTTCAGAAGGTTTCTTTGCCATTCAGGATAGAAACAACTCTAAAGAATTATTATTGATGTTAGATTACGGAATTTTCTATGAATTTATTCCAATGAGTGAATACAAAGGCGAAAATTCTGAAACGATTACACTTGCTGATGTAAAAAAAGACATCGATTACGCTTTAATCATTACTACAAACGGTGGTTTATGGCGTTATTTAATTGGCGATACAATTCGTTTTACCTCATTAGAACCCTACAGAATTAAAATTACAGGGCGTACAAAACACTACATAAATGTCTTTGGAGAAGAACTGAACATCGAAAACGTAGAAGATGCTTTAAAGTTAGCTTGCGAAAAAACTGAAGCCACCATTTCTGATTATACGGTTGGTCCTATTTTTATGAAAGGCAAAGAAAAAGGTGGTCATGAGTGGATTTTAGAGTTTAGTAAAAAACCAGCATCCATGGGCTATTTTTCTGAAGTATTAGACAATGCTTTAAAATCTATTAACTCAGACTACGAAGCAAAACGCTATTTAAACATGACATTAATGGCCCCAAAAGTACACCAAGCAGAAGAAGGTTTATTCTACAAATGGCTGAAACAAAAGAACAAATTAGGCGGGCAACATAAAGTACCAAGACTATCTAATTCTAGAGATTTTGTAGAAGAATTATTAGTGTTAATGAAATCTTAA
- a CDS encoding TonB-dependent receptor, whose translation MIKKITFIFFLLLLNYTTSAQVLTVLNKETKEPLEQVTIFNKLTNNYVTTNGEGQADISDFKYAETLEVRFLGFKTKIKSYEAFKQNNFLVHLTPTILRIDEIVISATKWKQKTSDLATKVSVISPQAVGLMNTQTAADLLTVSGKVFMQKSQQGGGSPLIRGFATNRLLYTIDGVRMNNAIFRAGNIQNVISLDPFTIEETEIIFGPGSVIYGSDAIGAVMSFKTLSPSLSLDDETLITGNAFTRFSSANEEKTYHADFNLGYKKWAFVTSLSYNDYGDLRMGSNGPEEYLRNVYVERQNNEDIVITNKNPKIQTPSGYTQTNLMQKVRFKPNEKWNFEYGFHLSETSSYARYDRHLRTKDGNPRYGEWSYGPQKWMMNNFEINKKGSNSFYDDVTLRLTYQKFDESRISRDFNDNERETRTERVDAYSTNLDFSKSLSGKSKLFYGTEYVFNDVNSKGVNTDVDTNISQTGPSRYPDSNWSSLGIYVSNQYNYSKKWVLQSGLRYNFYSLNATFDTTFYPFPFTEANLNDGALTGSLGLVFRPEEDWLLSTNFSTAFRSPNVDDVGKIFDSEPGSVVVPNPDLKAEYAYNTDISIAKTFGDYLKIEVTGFYTNLKDAMVIRDFTLNGETEIMYDGELSNVQAVQNAANANVYGFQTGFEAELGSGIGFSSTLSYQKGEEELDNGDISPSRHAAPWFGSTRLTYNASKLKAQLYADYSGSVAYEDMPESEIAKDYIYAIDANGNPYSPSYITLNLKTSYRFTDNLLISTGLENITDKRYRPYSSGIASPGRNFVISLKANI comes from the coding sequence ATGATTAAAAAAATTACTTTTATTTTTTTCCTTTTACTCTTAAACTACACTACTAGTGCTCAAGTTCTTACAGTACTTAACAAAGAAACCAAAGAGCCTTTAGAGCAAGTAACTATCTTTAACAAACTAACCAATAATTATGTTACTACAAACGGAGAAGGACAAGCAGATATTAGTGATTTTAAATATGCCGAAACATTAGAAGTTCGATTTCTTGGTTTTAAGACAAAAATTAAAAGTTACGAAGCTTTTAAACAAAACAACTTTTTAGTACACTTAACTCCTACTATTTTAAGAATAGATGAAATTGTTATTTCTGCTACAAAATGGAAACAAAAAACGTCTGATTTAGCAACTAAAGTTAGTGTTATATCGCCACAAGCGGTAGGTTTAATGAATACACAAACAGCTGCAGACTTACTTACCGTTTCTGGTAAAGTTTTTATGCAGAAAAGTCAACAAGGAGGCGGAAGCCCTCTAATTAGAGGATTTGCAACCAACAGATTACTATATACCATAGATGGAGTTAGAATGAATAATGCCATTTTTAGAGCCGGTAATATTCAGAATGTAATTTCTTTAGATCCTTTTACTATAGAAGAAACCGAGATTATTTTTGGTCCTGGTTCTGTAATTTACGGTAGCGATGCTATTGGCGCAGTAATGAGTTTTAAAACCTTATCTCCTAGTTTGTCTTTAGATGATGAAACATTAATTACTGGAAATGCTTTTACACGATTCTCTTCTGCAAATGAAGAAAAAACCTATCATGCAGATTTTAATTTAGGCTATAAAAAATGGGCGTTTGTTACCAGTTTAAGCTATAATGATTATGGTGATTTAAGAATGGGAAGTAATGGTCCAGAAGAATATTTAAGAAATGTTTATGTTGAAAGACAGAACAATGAAGATATTGTAATTACCAATAAAAATCCAAAAATTCAGACCCCATCTGGTTATACACAAACCAACTTAATGCAAAAAGTACGATTTAAGCCAAATGAAAAGTGGAACTTTGAATACGGTTTCCACTTATCAGAAACTTCTAGTTATGCTAGATATGATAGACATTTAAGAACCAAAGACGGAAATCCTCGTTATGGAGAATGGAGCTACGGGCCACAAAAATGGATGATGAATAATTTTGAAATCAACAAAAAAGGAAGCAATTCTTTTTATGATGACGTAACTTTAAGGTTGACATATCAAAAATTTGATGAAAGTAGAATTAGTAGAGATTTTAATGATAACGAAAGAGAGACAAGAACAGAACGAGTAGACGCCTATTCTACCAACTTAGATTTCTCTAAAAGCTTAAGTGGAAAAAGTAAATTATTTTACGGAACGGAATATGTTTTTAATGATGTAAACTCTAAAGGAGTAAACACAGATGTAGATACCAATATTTCTCAAACAGGACCAAGCAGATACCCAGATTCTAATTGGTCTTCTTTAGGTATTTATGTTTCTAACCAATATAATTATTCGAAAAAATGGGTTTTACAATCTGGTTTGCGTTATAACTTTTACAGCTTAAACGCTACTTTCGATACTACTTTTTACCCTTTTCCTTTTACTGAAGCAAATTTAAATGACGGAGCTTTAACAGGTAGTTTAGGTTTGGTTTTTAGGCCGGAAGAAGATTGGTTGTTAAGTACCAATTTCTCTACCGCTTTTCGCTCACCTAATGTAGATGATGTTGGTAAAATTTTCGATTCAGAACCTGGTTCAGTAGTAGTTCCTAATCCTGATTTAAAAGCAGAATATGCTTACAATACAGATATTTCTATAGCAAAAACTTTTGGTGATTACTTAAAAATTGAGGTCACTGGTTTTTATACTAATTTAAAAGACGCCATGGTAATAAGAGATTTTACCTTAAATGGTGAAACTGAAATTATGTATGACGGAGAATTGAGCAACGTACAAGCAGTTCAAAATGCAGCAAATGCTAATGTGTATGGTTTTCAAACAGGTTTTGAAGCAGAACTAGGAAGCGGAATTGGTTTTTCATCTACACTAAGTTATCAAAAAGGAGAAGAAGAGTTAGACAATGGAGATATAAGTCCTTCTAGACACGCTGCTCCTTGGTTTGGCTCTACACGTCTTACCTACAACGCAAGCAAATTAAAAGCACAACTATATGCAGATTATAGTGGTTCTGTTGCTTATGAAGACATGCCTGAAAGTGAAATAGCTAAAGATTATATCTATGCAATTGATGCAAATGGAAATCCATATTCGCCATCTTATATTACGCTAAACTTAAAAACATCTTATCGATTTACAGATAATTTATTAATTTCTACTGGATTAGAAAACATTACAGACAAACGTTATAGACCTTATAGTTCTGGAATTGCTTCTCCAGGTAGAAACTTTGTAATTTCTTTAAAAGCGAATATTTAA
- a CDS encoding polyprenyl synthetase family protein, whose protein sequence is MKPVELIKLPIKNEMELFEEKFKDSMLSKVPLLNRITYYIVRRKGKQMRPMFVFLVAKMVSNGGFDERTYRGASVVELIHTATLVHDDVVDESNRRRGFFSVNALWKNKIAVLVGDFLLSKGLLLSIDNEDFDLLKLISIAVREMSEGELLQIEKARKLDITEEVYFDIIRKKTATLIAACCGIGAASVGANQDCVRKMRKFGEYIGIAFQIKDDLFDYTEANIGKPTGIDIKEQKMTLPLIYTLNNCSKKEKSWLINSVKKHNKNKKRVKEVIAFVKEKGGIEYTTTKMNDYKNKALAILEDFPTSPYKDSLLTMIDYVVERKI, encoded by the coding sequence ATGAAGCCAGTAGAACTTATTAAACTTCCCATTAAAAATGAAATGGAACTCTTTGAAGAAAAGTTCAAAGATTCTATGTTGTCAAAAGTTCCGCTTTTAAACAGAATAACCTATTATATTGTTCGTAGAAAAGGAAAACAAATGCGACCAATGTTTGTTTTCTTAGTGGCAAAAATGGTTTCTAATGGTGGTTTCGATGAAAGAACGTATCGAGGAGCTTCTGTTGTAGAATTGATTCATACCGCTACCTTGGTTCATGATGACGTTGTAGATGAAAGTAATAGAAGACGTGGTTTTTTCTCTGTAAATGCACTTTGGAAAAATAAGATTGCAGTTTTGGTTGGTGATTTTTTATTATCAAAAGGATTATTATTATCCATAGATAATGAAGATTTCGATTTGCTAAAACTAATTTCTATTGCAGTTCGAGAAATGAGTGAAGGAGAATTACTTCAAATAGAAAAAGCTAGAAAATTAGACATTACAGAAGAGGTGTATTTTGATATCATTAGAAAAAAGACAGCAACATTAATTGCTGCTTGTTGTGGTATTGGAGCTGCTTCTGTTGGTGCAAATCAAGATTGCGTTAGAAAAATGCGAAAATTTGGTGAGTATATTGGTATCGCTTTTCAAATTAAAGATGATTTGTTTGATTATACAGAAGCTAATATTGGAAAGCCAACAGGTATCGATATTAAAGAGCAAAAGATGACCTTGCCTTTAATCTATACCTTAAATAACTGTTCTAAAAAGGAGAAATCTTGGTTGATTAATTCTGTTAAAAAACACAACAAAAACAAAAAACGAGTTAAAGAGGTAATTGCTTTTGTAAAAGAAAAAGGTGGTATAGAATATACAACCACCAAGATGAATGATTACAAAAACAAAGCTTTAGCTATATTAGAAGATTTCCCTACATCACCATATAAAGACTCTTTATTAACCATGATAGATTACGTTGTAGAACGTAAAATATAG
- the rlmN gene encoding 23S rRNA (adenine(2503)-C(2))-methyltransferase RlmN yields MTKKKDIRALTKEQLRDFFVENGDKAFRGNQVYEWLWSKSLHTFGAMTNISKETREMLEANFVINHIKVDSMQKSKDGTIKNGIRLHDGLIVESVLIPTDKRTTACVSSQVGCSLDCKFCATARLKRMRNLNPDEIYDQVVVIDKQSRLYYDKKLTNIVFMGMGEPLMNYKNVMKSIEMITSPEGLGMSSKRITVSTSGVPKMIKMMADEEAKFNLAVSLHSAIDEVRTSIMPFNVNFPLKDLKESLEYWYEKTGRAITYEYIVWGGINDRKEDIKALVEFCKAVPCKINLIEYNPIDDGEFQQASPSAINNYISNLEMNDITVNVRRSRGKDIDAACGQLANKS; encoded by the coding sequence TTGACTAAAAAGAAAGACATAAGAGCCTTAACCAAAGAACAACTACGCGACTTTTTTGTAGAAAATGGTGATAAAGCCTTTAGAGGAAATCAAGTATATGAATGGCTTTGGAGCAAGTCTTTACATACTTTTGGTGCAATGACAAACATTTCTAAAGAAACTAGAGAAATGTTAGAAGCTAACTTTGTGATTAATCATATCAAAGTAGATTCTATGCAAAAAAGTAAAGATGGTACTATAAAAAACGGAATTAGATTACACGATGGTTTAATCGTAGAGTCCGTTTTAATACCTACAGATAAAAGAACAACAGCCTGTGTTTCTAGTCAAGTAGGGTGTAGTTTAGATTGTAAATTCTGTGCAACTGCACGATTAAAAAGAATGCGTAATCTAAACCCAGATGAAATTTACGATCAAGTTGTTGTGATAGACAAACAAAGTAGATTGTATTATGATAAGAAACTAACAAACATTGTTTTTATGGGAATGGGAGAACCATTAATGAACTATAAAAACGTAATGAAATCTATAGAGATGATTACCTCACCAGAAGGTTTAGGTATGTCTTCTAAGAGGATTACTGTTTCTACATCTGGAGTACCAAAAATGATAAAAATGATGGCAGATGAAGAAGCTAAATTCAATTTAGCGGTTTCTTTACATTCTGCAATAGATGAAGTTAGAACTTCAATAATGCCTTTTAACGTCAATTTTCCTTTAAAAGATTTAAAAGAATCTTTAGAATATTGGTATGAAAAAACAGGAAGAGCAATTACGTATGAATATATTGTTTGGGGAGGTATTAATGATAGAAAAGAAGATATAAAAGCATTAGTAGAATTTTGTAAAGCAGTGCCTTGTAAAATCAACCTAATAGAATACAACCCAATTGATGATGGAGAGTTTCAACAAGCGAGTCCGTCTGCTATAAATAATTATATTTCTAACTTAGAAATGAATGATATTACTGTAAATGTAAGAAGAAGTAGAGGTAAAGATATTGATGCTGCTTGTGGGCAATTGGCAAATAAATCTTAA